The genome window CTATATTCTTTAAAAGATTTTCTTTTGTAAAATTACTCATTCTTCCTTCTTGACGCTCTTCAAAACAATAATAACAATCAAAATTACAATTAAGAGTAGGAGCTATAGTTAAAGTTAAAATTTCTCTATTTAATAATATTTTTTTCATTTTACTTCTGATCATGTTTAGTTCGTTAACTTCATCATTTATAATTATTCCATTATTTTTTAAAATATTAATTTGGCTATCGTCTAATTTTTCTAATAGTTTTATATCTCTTTGTCTAA of Cetobacterium somerae ATCC BAA-474 contains these proteins:
- a CDS encoding radical SAM protein produces the protein MKFSNYNICTKICNENYLYNSFTNSLIKLNNIYFEQIRQRDIKLLEKLDDSQINILKNNGIIINDEVNELNMIRSKMKKILLNREILTLTIAPTLNCNFDCYYCFEERQEGRMSNFTKENLLKNIEREIKNGVKLIKVIWYGGEPLLEIKFIEEFINSLNELKKLYNIKFGIKSSF